DNA from Pelagibacterium nitratireducens:
TGGCCGCCCGCGCTGGTCGCTTTCGGCCTGGGCACGGGCCAATGTGAGCCGGGCTGCAGCGCTCGTCGAGCGGTTCGAGACGGCGTTGGTGCGCGAAGCGGCGGAGCAGGGATTTGACGGCGTGGTGTGCGGGCATATCCATGCCGCGGCTATCGCCGACCATGGGAGCGTCACCTATCTCAATTGCGGTGACTGGGTCGAGAACTGCACAGCCATCGTGGAGACAAGGGACGGGCGGTTCGAGTTGATCCGCTGGGTCGAAAAGACCGTGCCCAGTTCCCAGGCGGTTGCGCCTCTTGCCCAGGAGGTCACCCCATGACGCGGCTGCTGATTGTATCGGATGCGTGGCATCCGCAGGTAAACGGTGTCGTGCGTTCGCTTGAAAACGTTGGCAACACGCTGGCGCGGCGCGGCTATGAGGTGAGATATCTCACCCCCGAGCCGTTCTGGACGCTGCCCTTGCCGACGTATTCGGAAATCCGGGTGCCGCTGCCATCGCTGCGGGTGGTGCAGGATATGATCGCCGATTTTGCGCCCGACCATATCCACATTGCCACAGAAGGTCCGCTGGGGTTGGCCGCACGAACACTTTGCGTGACGGGCGAGCTTGCCTTCACGACCAGCTATCACACGCGCTTTCCCGAATATCTGGCGGCACGCTTGCCCGTGCCGGTCGAGTGGAGCTATGGCTATCTGCGCTGGTTTCATGCCGCCGCATCGGCGACCATGGTGCCCACGCCCTCGGTTCTCAAACACTTGCGGCGGCGGTTCTTCCGTCACCTCGCCGTCTGGTCGCGGGGGGTGGACCTTTCAGCCTTCAGCCCCGGACCCAAGGCGATGTTTGCGGGTCTGCCGGGGCCGCATCTTCTCTATGTCGGGCGGGTCGCGGTCGAGAAAAACATCGAAGCGTTTCTCGAGCTGAAGCATCCCGGCACCAAAATCGTTGTTGGAGACGGCCCGGAGCGGGGGGCTCTCATGCACCGTTTTCCCGATGTCGTCTTTACCGGGCAGTTGACGGGCGCAGCGCTGCGGGATGCCTATCGCAGTGCCGATGTTTTCGTCTTCCCCTCGCGCACCGACACCTTCGGCAATGTCATGCTCGAATCCATGGCCTGCGGCACGCCCGTTGCTGGCTATCCCGTGATGGGCCCAATCGATGTGATCGGGACGGGCAAGGGCGGGGCGCTGGAAGACGACCTGGCGTCGGCCGTTAAGCGGGCGCTATCCATTCCGCGCTCCGAGGCGATTTCCAGAGCAAAGGAATTCACCTGGGAGGCCGCTGCCGACCAGTTTGCGCGGCGGCTTGCGCCGATCCGTTCCCGTGTCGGCATCGCTGCATAAGCCGAAACAAAAACGCACCCCTCAGGGTGCGCTTTCTCAATTCAAATTGGCAGGCCTCAGTTCAACCGGCCGCTGGCATGGGCGAGCATAGTATAGACCTTGCCACGGTTGCTCACGAGCTGGTTGAAGGTCTGCTGCATGCCATTGGGGCCGTTGGCAGCTTCGCCGAGCAATTGCTCGAATTCGCTCATATAGGCTGTTGCCGTGCGCGAGAATTCGGGATCGCGCTGGAGCTTGCGGCGCACCTCGTCGAAGGTCGACTGACCGGTGATTGTGTAGAGCCGGCGGTTGAAAGCGCCCGATTCCCCATCCTGATAGCGGTTCCAGGCGGCAGCGAGGGCATCGTCGTCGATGGCGCGGGCGATATCTTCGGTCAGGCTCGAAAGGTTCAGCGGGCGCTGGGTGCCGGCCTGCTGGCTGGCCGAAGCGTTGCGCAGGACATCACGCAGCCATCCGCCTTCCTGGGGTGCGGCGGCGGAGGCCGGCTGTTGGGAGGCGGTTCCGCGTGACTGGGTGAGCGCTTCGTTGAGCCGCTCGGACGGCGATTTTTGAGCCTCTGCCGGGCGTGGCTGGGTCATCACAGGTGCCTGCTGGCGCGTCGGCTCAGGCTGACGGGCAGGAGCGGGGCGTGCGGGCTGATGAGGTGCCGGTTCGGCCGACCGGGTCGGTTCGGCAGCGGCAAGGCGTGCCGAGGGCGTGCGCGGCGTTGCGCGGCTGGACACTTCATGGGTGCCCGGCTGGGCACGCACGATGGCATTGAGCTCGGACAACGCCTCGATCTGTTCGGCAACCACGCGGCGCATTGCCGCCGCGCTGGCCCGGGTTTCTTCGGGCAGGTCGAGTACGGAACGCTGCAATTCGTTGCGGGTCGCTTCGAGTTCCTGGCCGAGCTGAGATGCGGTGGTGCGCATGGCATCGGCGGTGTCGCCAAACCGGCGGGTAGCGTCCGAGTAAGCGCGCTCGATATCGGCGAGGAGGTCGGCCTGGGTCT
Protein-coding regions in this window:
- a CDS encoding glycosyltransferase family 1 protein; this translates as MTRLLIVSDAWHPQVNGVVRSLENVGNTLARRGYEVRYLTPEPFWTLPLPTYSEIRVPLPSLRVVQDMIADFAPDHIHIATEGPLGLAARTLCVTGELAFTTSYHTRFPEYLAARLPVPVEWSYGYLRWFHAAASATMVPTPSVLKHLRRRFFRHLAVWSRGVDLSAFSPGPKAMFAGLPGPHLLYVGRVAVEKNIEAFLELKHPGTKIVVGDGPERGALMHRFPDVVFTGQLTGAALRDAYRSADVFVFPSRTDTFGNVMLESMACGTPVAGYPVMGPIDVIGTGKGGALEDDLASAVKRALSIPRSEAISRAKEFTWEAAADQFARRLAPIRSRVGIAA